Proteins encoded in a region of the Prunus persica cultivar Lovell chromosome G4, Prunus_persica_NCBIv2, whole genome shotgun sequence genome:
- the LOC18780823 gene encoding cation/H(+) antiporter 15, with the protein MTAAVGPILALIYKSNVPSKQHTHRSIRSIQPNSEIRILTCFHSTSNVSSVINLLEISNPTKQSPMFVFAVHLVELSGHASAMLIVHDTCSNIRKTSKITAKNQKHSSPSDQIVAAFEKLENESEESSLFVEALTVVSSYASMHEDICNLADDKSADLIIIPFHKQSTIYGGMDNENPSFRGINKNLLENASCSVAIFVDRGLTDSSNIKNEDGHGCCRCAMLFISGSDDREALAYAWRIASNPNPKPNISLTVVRFIVSKDAAVHSDLPPNNPNNNDHDHDEDEKKNILEVIEENEKEKQLDDQYIESFVLNTRNQPSIKLIHEVLNNGEETLKLISAMGNDYDLYIVGRGQTGSSPLTFGLSEWGDCPELGPLGDALASSNIVASASILIVHQGRAVGKSLFS; encoded by the coding sequence ATGACGGCCGCGGTTGGACCCATTTTGGCTTTGATTTACAAGTCGAATGTGCCATCTAAGCAGCACACGCACAGAAGCATAAGAAGCATACAACCCAACTCAGAGATTCGAATCCTTACTTGCTTCCATTCAACAAGCAATGTTTCAAGCGTCATCAATCTGTTGGAGATTTCCAATCCCACCAAACAATCCCCGATGTTCGTCTTTGCGGTCCATCTGGTGGAGCTCAGTGGCCATGCTTCTGCCATGCTCATAGTCCACGACACATGCAGCAATATTCGTAAGACAAGTAAAATTACagccaaaaatcaaaagcacTCTTCGCCTTCTGACCAAATTGTCGCTGCCTTTGAAAAACTTGAGAACGAAAGTGAAGAAAGCAGCTTGTTCGTGGAGGCACTAACTGTTGTGTCCTCTTACGCCTCCATGCATGAGGACATTTGCAACCTTGCGGACGACAAGAGTGCAGACCTCATAATCATTCCTTTCCACAAGCAATCCACCATTTACGGGGGAATGGACAACGAAAACCCCTCTTTTAGAGGCATTAACAAGAATCTTCTAGAGAACGCTTCTTGTTCGGTGGCCATCTTCGTGGATCGTGGACTCACCGATTCATCTAACATTAAAAATGAAGATGGCCATGGCTGCTGCCGCTGTGCCATGCTCTTCATTAGTGGGTCAGATGACCGCGAGGCATTGGCATATGCATGGAGGATAGCCAGCAATCCTAACCCTAAACCTAATATCAGCTTAACTGTGGTTCGTTTCATCGTCAGTAAAGATGCGGCAGTTCATTCAGATCTCCCTCCCAACAATCCTAATAATAATGATCACGATCATGATGAGGACGAAAAGAAGAATATTTTAGAGGTgatagaggaaaatgagaagGAGAAACAACTAGACGACCAATATATAGAGAGCTTTGTGCTCAATACTAGGAACCAACCTTCCATAAAATTAATTCACGAGGTGTTGAACAATGGAGAAGAAACTCTCAAATTGATAAGCGCCATGGGAAATGACTATGATCTTTATATCGTGGGAAGAGGGCAAACAGGTTCCTCACCACTCACGTTCGGGCTATCCGAGTGGGGTGACTGCCCGGAGCTCGGACCCTTGGGAGATGCATTGGCATCGTCCAACATTGTGGCCAGCGCCTCGATTCTCATAGTGCATCAAGGTCGTGCTGTTGGCAAGTCCTtatttagttag
- the LOC18780129 gene encoding putative disease resistance protein RGA3 — MAGALISLLLERLASTTYEYMEGDVKRVLNVKEDVEKFTRTLRVIQAVLEDAEQRQVTDQAVKIWLDELKDISYQMVDVLDEWNTNILKQQVEKQEREGDPNALVTRKKVRFSSFSPYFCLGKIKDHLLHDIALKIKDLNDKLTEIYEERKKYQFLSKELGIQQPQQPQRPQTASFVDISEIFGRENEKKDLITHLLSDSSAEGKGFLIIPIVGMGGMGKTTLTQLAYNDDRVKTHFELRKWVCVSDPFDEIKIAKAIIGKNAPNSNELDEVLQCMSTSIQGKRFLLVLDDVWTDDPKKWEQLKVPLIQNGAKGNRILVTTRKHEVADMMRATRNKINLGELNDECCLSIFNHMAFWDRDVHEFGDISKEIVKKCKGLPLAAKTLGSLMQNKTKMGEWKEVLHSKIWDLEKVEQEVFQPLFLSYNDLAPTIKCCLLYCATFPKDHKFERDDLIKLWMAQDYVISKGNKEKGTTGDAVFDNLVARSFFQDFERDPDTGTIIGCKMHDIVHDFVQFLTKNECLIIDHGEEITSESKVFGDKVRHLTLRYIPEGPLPLFISSYNCKNLRTLATFDSRITTIDPNLILQLKCLRTLNLSRNSIEELPKEIGELIHLRHIDLSSNHILKKLPDTICGLYNLSTLRLVGCSKLTKLPENMGNLINLKHLYVKYCGLLESFPKVIGRLTSLQTLDVCPCGGDKDEAFQIGDLRNLNLEGSLQIRLQGDATDKSEVEKAQLWDKKLFNLTVDLDGQTDLEILNALRPHPDLESLGILWSFGTTWPNWIQSLHNLRFLTVDGGTLCEFWPLGKLECIERLALYSMSGVRKVGVEFLGLEDQTSFRIRSPQILFPKLKQLHFYDMSNWEEWEGVEEWTKEDSEITIMPCLSELRIVDCECLKALPDFIFKTPLRTLDIITCWRLEEHYEEGSGERAKISAKIPNIHISSGRLLARHMYETALSAVVIS; from the exons ATGGCTGGTGCGCTCATTTCCCTGCTGCTAGAACGGTTGGCCTCGACAACCTATGAATACATGGAAGGAGATGTGAAACGTGTTTTGAACGTTAAGGAAGATGTTGAGAAATTCACTCGGACTCTCCGAGTTATTCAAGCTGTGCTTGAGGATGCAGAGCAACGCCAAGTGACGGATCAAGCTGTCAAAATCTGGTTGGATGAGCTGAAAGATATATCCTACCAGATGGTGGATGTGCTGGATGAGTGGAACACAAACATTCTCAAACAACAAGTTGAGAAGCAAGAAAGAGAAGGTGATCCAAATGCTCTTGTTACAAGGAAGAAGGTACGTTTCTCTAGTTTCTCCCCTTACTTTTGTCTTGGCAAAATAAAAGATCACCTTCTCCATGACATTGCtctgaaaataaaagatctGAATGATAAGTTAACTGAGATTtatgaggaaagaaaaaagtaccAGTTTCTAAGCAAAGAATTAGGCATTCAACAACCTCAACAACCTCAACGACCTCAAACTGCATCTTTTGTCGATATATCTGAGATATTTGGtcgagaaaatgaaaaaaaggatTTGATAACACACTTGTTGAGTGATAGTAGTGCGGAAGGGAAGGGGTTCCTTATCATCCCTATTGTCGGGATGGGAGGCATGGGCAAAACAACTTTAACCCAACTAGCCTATAATGATGACCGAGTCAAAACCCATTTTGAGTTGAGGAAATGGGTTTGTGTTTCAGACCCTTTTGATGAGATTAAGATTGCCAAAGCCATTATTGGTAAAAACGCCCCAAATTCAAATGAGTTGGATGAGGTCTTGCAATGTATGTCTACATCCATCCAGGGCAAAAGGTTTCTTCTTGTCCTGGATGATGTATGGACCGATGATCCTAAAAAGTGGGAACAATTAAAGGTACCATTAATCCAAAATGGTGCTAAAGGCAACAGAATATTGGTGACCACAAGAAAACATGAGGTTGCTGACATGATGAGAGCAACAAGAAACAAGATCAATCTGGGAGAGTTGAATGATGAATGTTGTTTGTCAATCTTCAATCACATGGCCTTTTGGGATAGGGATGTACATGAGTTTGGAGATATTAGTAAGGAAATTGTAAAGAAGTGTAAAGGTTTGCCTCTTGCTGCAAAGACTTTGGGTAGTCTCATGCAGAATAAGACAAAAATGGGAGAATGGAAAGAAGTTTTGCATAGTAAGATATGGGATCTAGAGAAGGTCGAGCAAGAAGTTTTCCAACCCCTATTCCTAAGTTATAATGATTTGGCcccaacaattaaatgttgTCTTTTATATTGTGCTACTTTTCCAAAAGATCACAAGTTTGAACGAGATGATTTGATTAAACTTTGGATGGCACAAGACTATGTTATTTCGAAAGGGAATAAAGAAAAGGGAACAACGGGTGATGCAGTTTTTGACAACTTAGTGGCACGGTCATTTTTCCAAGATTTTGAGAGAGATCCTGACACCGGTACCATTATAGGTTGCAAAATGCATGATATTGTGCATGACTTTGTACAATTTCTCACCAAGAATGAGTGTTTGATTATCGATCATGGTGAGGAAATTACCAGTGAATCAAAGGTATTTGGTGATAAGGTTCGTCATTTAACCTTGAGATATATTCCTGAAGGTCCACTTCCACTTTTTATCTCATCTTACAATTGCAAAAATCTCCGCACGCTCGCAACTTTTGATTCAAGAATTACTACCATAGacccaaatttaattttacaatTGAAATGTCTTAGGACATTAAATTTGAGTCGTAATTCCATCGAAGAACTCCCGAAGGAGATTGGTGAATTGATACATTTGAGGCATATTGATTTGTCTTCCAATCATATACTGAAGAAATTACCAGACACTATTTGTGGTTTGTACAATTTGTCAACCTTGCGCCTTGTGGGCTGCTCTAAACTTACAAAACTGCCTGAAAACATGGGAAACTTGATTAACTTAAAGCATCTTTATGTTAAGTATTGTGGTCTTCTGGAGTCGTTTCCCAAAGTGATAGGGAGATTAACAAGTTTGCAAACACTAGATGTGTGTCCATGTGGTGGCGACAAAGATGAAGCATTCCAAATTGGGGATCTGAGAAACTTGAACCTTGAGGGAAGTCTGCAAATACGACTTCAGGGGGATGCCACAGATAAGAGCGAGGTTGAGAAAGCACAATTGTGGGACAAAAAGCTATTTAATCTCACTGTTGATTTGGATGGGCAGACAGATTTGGAAATACTGAATGCCTTACGACCGCACCCAGATTTGGAATCTTTAGGGATTTTGTGGTCATTTGGCACCACGTGGCCCAATTGGATTCAGTCTTTACACAATTTGAGATTCCTTACTGTTGATGGGGGGACACTCTGTGAATTTTGGCCTCTTGGGAAATTGGAATGCATTGAAAGACTGGCCCTATACAGTATGTCAGGAGTGAGAAAGGTCGGTGTTGAATTTTTGGGATTAGAAGATCAAACCTCATTCAGAATTAGATCACCCCAAATATTATTCCCAAAATTGAAACAGCTCCACTTTTACGACATGTCGAATTGGGAAGAGTGGGAAGGCGTGGAAGAGTGGACCAAAGAAGATTCTGAAATTACAATCATGCCATGCCTTTCTGAGTTGAGAATTGTCGACTGCGAATGTCTAAAAGCACTGCCAGACTTCATCTTCAAAACACCACTGCGGACTCTTGACATCATCACATGTTGGAGACTTGAAGAGCATTACGAAGAAGGCAGTGGAGAGCGGGCCAAGATTTCTGCTAAGATCCCAAACATCCACATTTCATCCGG AAGGTTACTCGCTAGGCACATGTATGAAACAGCTCTCTCGGCGGTGGTGATATCATGA
- the LOC18780880 gene encoding probable LRR receptor-like serine/threonine-protein kinase At5g63710, with product MTHLQNLNLANNNFRGPIPNTWGQLSNLKHLVLRGNHISGHIPDSLSNISGLTELDLSSNELTGRVPMQFFTIPKFNFTGARLACGSSLKQPCASGSVLRVSTKKSKLGTVITSASCGVTVILLIGALFAYRYYRMHKLTHDVVVDVTGEDECKISFGQLRRFSWREIQLATDNFDESNIIGQGGFGRVYKGVLSDNVKVAVKRLTDYNSPGGEAAFLREVQLISVAVHKNLLRLIGFCTTSSERILVYPFMKNLSVAYRLRDLKPGEKGLDWSTRKRIAFGAAHGLEYLHEHCNPKIIHRDLKAANILLDDNFEPVLGDFGLAKLVDTKSTHVTTQVRGTMSHIAPEYLSTGKSSEKTDVFGYGITLLELVTGQRAIDFARLEEEEDVLLLDHVRFIVSYIISSFLKFSLPFSEDLYNPSWDC from the exons ATGACACATCTACAGAATCTAAATCTTGCAAACAATAATTTCAGAGGTCCTATACCCAATACCTGGGGTCAACTGTCCAATTTAAAGCATTT GGTATTGAGGGGTAACCACATATCTGGACATATTCCGGATTCACTTTCAAATATTAGCGGGTTGACTGAACT gGATCTTTCATCGAATGAGTTAACCGGAAGAGTTCCAATGCAATTCTTTACAATTCCAAAATTCAA TTTTACAGGAGCACGTCTTGCTTGTGGTTCTAGCTTGAAGCAGCCTTGTGCTTCTGGCTCTGTTCTCCGAG TTTCAACCAAGAAATCAAAACTTGGAACGGTTATAACTTCGGCAAGTTGTGGTGTAACAGTAATTCTTTTGATTGGGGCTCTTTTCGCTTATCGATATTATCGCATGCACAAACTAACACATGATGTCGTTGTTGATGTTACAG GTGAAGATGAGTGCAAAATTTCCTTTGGCCAGTTAAGAAGATTTTCTTGGCGTGAAATTCAGCTTGCTACAGATAACTTCGATGAAAGCAACATAATTGGACAAGGGGGCTTTGGAAGAGTTTACAAAGGTGTCCTCTCAGACAATGTAAAGGTTGCAGTGAAACGCCTTACAGATTATAACAGTCCTGGTGGAGAGGCTGCATTCTTGAGAGAAGTACAACTAATTAGCGTTGCAGTTCACAAGAATCTTTTACGTTTGATTGGATTTTGTACAACTTCATCTGAGAGAATCCTTGTTTATCCATTCATGAAAAATCTTAGTGTTGCGTATCGCTTGAGAG ATTTAAAACCTGGTGAGAAAGGCTTGGACTGGTCAACAAGGAAACGCATTGCTTTTGGTGCAGCCCATGGCTTAGAGTATTTACATGAGCATTGTAATCCTAAGATTATACACCGTGACTTAAAGGCTGCAAACATTCTTCTAGATGATAATTTTGAGCCCGTTCTTGGAGATTTTGGGCTAGCAAAGCTGGTTGATACAAAATCAACTCACGTTACCACTCAAGTGCGTGGTACCATGAGTCATATTGCCCCAGAATATTTGTCCACTGGAAAATCGTCAGAAAAGACTGATGTTTTTGGATATGGTATCACACTTCTCGAACTTGTCACTGGTCAGCGTGCTATAGATTTTGCTCGGcttgaagaagaggaggatgTTCTTCTGCTTGATCATGTAAGATTTATAGTCTCCTACATAATTAGTTCATTTCTCAAGTTTTCTCTGCCTTTCTCTGAAGATTTATATAATCCTTCATGGGATTGTTAG
- the LOC18779035 gene encoding ammonium transporter 3 member 1: MMRGWCKGARRSLRRWHINIMRPSWVKKRGRVESKAFSAFHTPVTFTGQVWFQCVFAAITLILLAGSVLGRMNFKAWMMFVPLWLTFSYTVGAFSLWGGGFLFHWGVMDYSGGYVIHLSSGIAVFTTAYWVGPRVKKDRERFPPNNVLLVLAGAGLLWMGWAGFNGGDPYAANTDSSMAVLNTNICAATSFLVWTWLDVIFFEKPSVIGAVQGMITGLVCITPAAGLVQGWAAIVMGVMSGSVPWFTMMIVDKRWKLLSAVDDTLGVVHTHAVAGFLGGVLTGLFAEPELFLRCIVPLRMPEEQLLIGDDAVHGEEAYALWGDGEKYDVTRHELYSDDTSHAQKYPSSGATQVV; encoded by the exons ATGATGCGAGGTTGGTGCAAAGGTGCAAGGAGAAGCTTGAGAAGGTGGCATATAAACATAATGAGACCTAGTTGGgtgaagaagagaggaagagttGAAAGCAAGGCATTCTCAGCCTTCCACACCCCAGTCAC ATTTACGGGACAGGTGTGGTTTCAGTGCGTGTTTGCAGCCATTACGCTGATACTGCTGGCGGGGTCGGTGCTTGGGAGGATGAACTTCAAGGCGTGGATGATGTTCGTGCCGCTTTGGCTTACATTTTCGTACACTGTCGGAGCTTTCAGCTTGTGGGGTGGAGGGTTCTTGTTCCATTGGGGTGTCATGGACTATTCCGGTGGTTATGTCATTCATCTTTCTTCCGGGATTGCTGTCTTCACTACTGCTTACTgg GTAGGACCAAGGGTGAAGAAGGACAGGGAGAGATTTCCACCAAACAACGTACTTCTGGTGTTAGCAGGAGCCGGGTTGCTGTGGATGGGATGGGCAGGTTTCAACGGGGGAGACCCGTACGCGGCAAACACGGACTCATCCATGGCCGTCCTCAACACCAACATCTGCGCCGCCACGAGCTTCTTGGTTTGGACTTGGCTCGATGTCATCTTCTTTGAGAAGCCTTCCGTCATTGGAGCTGTCCAAGGAATGATCACTGGCCTCGTCTGCATTACTCCTGCTGCAG GTCTGGTTCAAGGATGGGCCGCTATAGTGATGGGAGTTATGTCAGGCAGTGTGCCATGGTTCACCATGATGATAGTGGACAAGAGGTGGAAACTGCTATCTGCAGTTGACGACACCCTTGGTGTAGTTCACACCCACGCCGTGGCCGGGTTTCTTGGCGGCGTTTTAACGGGGCTTTTCGCTGAGCCTGAACTAT TCTTACGGTGTATAGTTCCGTTGCGCATGCCGGAGGAACAGTTACTGATTGGGGATGACGCAGTGCATGGAGAAGAGGCATATGCATTGTGGGGTGATGGGGAGAAGTATGATGTTACTAGGCATGAGCTTTACTCCGACGATACGTCACACGCTCAAAAATATCCATCCAGTGGTGCCACTCAGGTGGTCTAA
- the LOC109948757 gene encoding cation/H(+) antiporter 15-like, with amino-acid sequence MLYDQNFIARDKRLPENPVLSQIPISSQKHIDHRDNGQLGVDILHVPPGLRGRFQANFAGQKKVWSIAAAGILVPLPLGYLLHKTLTPNSRPLKATTYGPFFWGITLTTTNFAELARVLANAKLLHSDVGRTALSVSVINDLMSSVLLVITVATISDGKLYTVLSTFTLIIFCVYGLRPALSWMVSNTSFFEEKYDLDSQICFIMAGVLLFGFISDAFGSHSILGAFMLGAILPKGELKTAITEKVEDFVSKILLPLFFLILG; translated from the exons ATGCTTTATGATCAGAATTTTATAGCGAGAGACAAACGATTACCTG AAAACCCAGTTCTCTCGCAAATACCTATTTCCAGTCAAAAGCACATTGACCATAGAGACAATGGCCAACTTGGGGTTGATATACTACATGTTCCTCCAGGGCTTAGAGGTCGATTTCAAGCCAATTTTGCAGGCCAGAAAAAAGTTTGGAGCATTGCCGCTGCTGGAATTCTGGTTCCCCTCCCTCTTGGCTATCTCCTGCATAAAACCCTAACACCCAACTCCCGCCCACTAAAGGCTACCACTTATGGTCCTTTCTTCTGGGGCATCACCCTTACCACCACCAACTTCGCCGAACTTGCCCGAGTACTTGCCAATGCCAAGCTACTGCACAGTGACGTTGGCCGGACCGCCCTCTCCGTAAGCGTCATCAACGACCTTATGTCTTCAGTTCTTCTTGTCATCACGGTGGCCACAATCAGCGATGGCAAACTTTACACAGTGTTGTCCACTTTCACATTGATCATATTCTGTGTATACGGGCTTCGTCCAGCGCTGTCGTGGATGGTTAGCAACACGAGCttttttgaagaaaagtaCGACCTGGACAGCCAAATATGCTTTATCATGGCCGGGGTTCTACTGTTTGGGTTCATTAGTGATGCGTTCGGGTCACACTCCATTCTTGGGGCCTTCATGTTGGGAGCCATTTTGCCCAAGGGAGAGCTCAAAACTGCAATCACCGAAAAGGTTGAGGACTTTGTGTCAAAAATCTTGTTGCCACTCTTCTTTTTGATTCTTGGATGA
- the LOC109948756 gene encoding uncharacterized protein LOC109948756: MPEAFIPESAWFQVMLYVATESSEDLFRMASVCPLFQTLANSPQVWNTISMAKYPHHPSWCRARPAVLHFLQQCRACDNPESIFREAFDIFFRAGKVEALYGMRIAATAGHMEAAYVVGLLGMSGIGQSKEDALQFLCSLNQRNNIDMKGTRDALTRRLSGPRVARHIVDMFDYGKIKFNRCSACNNNEWYFVIQGWPSEDKINPAFWTCCNRCKWHRESIFWFKLMREYGVQGNHVFLH, encoded by the coding sequence ATGCCCGAAGCCTTCATCCCGGAGTCCGCTTGGTTTCAAGTGATGTTATACGTGGCAACCGAATCATCGGAAGATCTCTTCCGTATGGCATCTGTGTGCCCATTGTTCCAAACTTTGGCAAACAGTCCACAAGTGTGGAACACCATTTCAATGGCAAAGTACCCACACCATCCTAGCTGGTGCCGTGCCAGACCTGCGGTCCTGCATTTCTTGCAACAATGCAGGGCTTGCGATAACCCTGAGTCGATATTTAGAGAAGCATTCGATATTTTTTTCAGAGCCGGTAAGGTGGAAGCGTTGTATGGGATGCGCATTGCAGCCACGGCAGGCCATATGGAAGCGGCATATGTAGTTGGACTACTTGGTATGTCCGGAATTGGTCAATCAAAAGAGGATGCATTACaattcttgtgttctttgaaTCAACGTAACAACATTGATATGAAAGGAACCAGGGATGCTTTGACACGAAGATTAAGCGGACCAAGAGTTGCAAGACATATCGTAGATATGTTTGACTATGGGAAGATTAAGTTCAATCGCTGCAGCGCTTGTAACAACAATGAatggtattttgttattcaagGCTGGCCTAGTGAAGACAAGATAAATCCTGCCTTCTGGACTTGTTGCAATCGATGCAAATGGCACCGTGAGagtattttttggttcaaacTGATGCGTGAGTATGGTGTGCAAGGGAATCACGTATTTTTGCATTAG
- the LOC109948987 gene encoding uncharacterized protein LOC109948987, with protein MSEEGCELLSETLKSLQVKLKLLKDGPSNNEVGGSSSQTQYMKDPKRVRCKGRSKGVTGAKEKAMKRGIRHCRECGHIGHDRRQCPALNTPTSPSNNDESTRIHHSDPLFDDFDRMHGPTE; from the exons ATGAGTGAAGAAGGATGTGAGCTACTGTCAGAGACTCTAAAAAGTTTGCaggtgaagttgaagttgctgAAGGATGGACCAAGTAATAACGAAGTTGGAGGGTCCAGctctcaaacacaatataTGAAAGACCCTAAGAGAGTGAGGTGCAAAGGAAGGTCGAAAGGAGTAACGGgagcaaaggaaaaggcaatgaAGCGAGGGATTAGACACTGTCGGGAGTGTGGACACATTGGTCATGATAGAAGACAATGCCCAGCCTTGAACACACC GACATCACCGTCGAACAATGACGAATCAACTCGAATTCATCATAGTGACCCATTATTCGACGATTTTGACAGGATGCACGGACCAACTGAatga